From one Mesoplodon densirostris isolate mMesDen1 chromosome 19, mMesDen1 primary haplotype, whole genome shotgun sequence genomic stretch:
- the ABCC12 gene encoding LOW QUALITY PROTEIN: ATP-binding cassette sub-family C member 12 (The sequence of the model RefSeq protein was modified relative to this genomic sequence to represent the inferred CDS: substituted 2 bases at 2 genomic stop codons), which produces MRYRDNTPLVLNGLNLNIQSRQTVGIVGRTGSGESSLGMALFHLVEPASGTILIDGMDIYTVGLEDLRTKLTVVPQDPVLFVGTVRYNLDPFESHSDEMLWXVLERTFMRETIMKLQEKLQAEVTENGESFSVGERQLLCMAXVLLHNSKIILLDEATASMDSKTGTLVHSTIKDAFKDCTVLTIAHHLNTVLNCDRILVLENGKVVEFDKPEVLAEKPDSAFVMSLAAENKV; this is translated from the exons ATGAGATACAGAGACAACACTCCCCTTGTTCTCAACGGGCTGAACTTGAACATCCAGAGCAGGCAGACAGTTGGGATTGTTGGAAGAACAGGTTCTG GCGAGTCGTCCTTAGGAATGGCCTTGTTTCATCTGGTGGAGCCTGCCAGTGGCACAATCCTCATAGATGGCATGGATATCTATACTGTTGGTTTGGAAGACCTCAGAACCAAGCTGACTGTGGTCCCCCAGGATCCTGTCCTGTTTGTAGGTACAGTAAG GTACAACTTGGATCCCTTTGAGAGTCACAGCGATGAGATGCTCTGGTAGGTTCTGGAGAGAACATTCATGAGAGAAACA ATAATGAAACTCCAAGAAAAATTACAGGCAGAAGTCACAGAAAATGGAGAAAGCTTCTCAGTAGGGGAACGTCAGCTGCTTTGTATGGCCTGAGTGCTTCTCCATAATTCAAAA ATCATTCTCCTTGATGAAGCCACTGCCTCCATGGACTCTAAGACTGGCACCCTTGTTCACAGCACCATCAAAGATGCCTTCAAAGACTGCACTGTGTTGACCATTGCCCACCACCTCAACACGGTCCTCAACTGTGACCGCATCCTGGTCCTGGAAAACGGGAAG GTGGTTGAGTTTGATAAGCCTGAAGTCCTTGCTGAGAAGCCAGATTCTGCGTTTGTGATGTCACTAGCAGCAGAAAACAAAGTCTGA